The following are encoded in a window of Sminthopsis crassicaudata isolate SCR6 chromosome 3, ASM4859323v1, whole genome shotgun sequence genomic DNA:
- the CD3E gene encoding T-cell surface glycoprotein CD3 epsilon chain isoform X1 → MQLEALWTVLGFYLLSACVWGQDLQNDDKNYKFGVYISGTEVTLTCPEKISDEIVWKKNDITINGVDTDTLTLKDSETEYSGYFFCKKRSVQDTEGYFLYLKARVCDGCMEVDVLTVAGIIIADVFITLGVLFLVYYWSKARKAKAKPAGRGSSAGGRTRGANKERPPPVPNPDYEPIRKGQRDLYAGLNQRAI, encoded by the exons ATGCAGTTGGAAGCTCTCTGGACTGTGTTGGGCTTTTATCTCCTCTCAG CTTGTGTCTGGGGGCAAGACTTGCAAAACG atgacaaGAATTATA aatTTGGAGTCTACATCTCAGGTACTGAAGTGACACTGACTTGCCCTGAGAAAATTAGTGATGAGATagtatggaaaaaaaatgatataacaaTCAATGGTGTGGATACCGATACCCTCACCCTAAAAGACTCAGAGACTGAATATAGCGGCTACTTCTTTTGTAAAAAGAGATCTGTACAAGATACAGAAGGTTATTTTCTCTACCTGAAAGCAAGAG TTTGTGATGGCTGCATGGAAGTGGATGTGCTGACGGTGGCTGGGATCATCATTGCTGATGTGTTCATCACTCTGGGAGTATTGTTTCTGGTGTATTACTGGAGCAAAGCACGGAAGGCTAAAGCCAAGCCAGCTGGTCGAGGGAGCAGTGCTGGCGGCAGAACTAGAG GAGCAAACAAGGAGAGGCCTCCACCTGTTCCCAATCCCGACTATGAG
- the CD3E gene encoding T-cell surface glycoprotein CD3 epsilon chain isoform X2, which produces MQLEALWTVLGFYLLSACVWGQDLQNEFGVYISGTEVTLTCPEKISDEIVWKKNDITINGVDTDTLTLKDSETEYSGYFFCKKRSVQDTEGYFLYLKARVCDGCMEVDVLTVAGIIIADVFITLGVLFLVYYWSKARKAKAKPAGRGSSAGGRTRGANKERPPPVPNPDYEPIRKGQRDLYAGLNQRAI; this is translated from the exons ATGCAGTTGGAAGCTCTCTGGACTGTGTTGGGCTTTTATCTCCTCTCAG CTTGTGTCTGGGGGCAAGACTTGCAAAACG aatTTGGAGTCTACATCTCAGGTACTGAAGTGACACTGACTTGCCCTGAGAAAATTAGTGATGAGATagtatggaaaaaaaatgatataacaaTCAATGGTGTGGATACCGATACCCTCACCCTAAAAGACTCAGAGACTGAATATAGCGGCTACTTCTTTTGTAAAAAGAGATCTGTACAAGATACAGAAGGTTATTTTCTCTACCTGAAAGCAAGAG TTTGTGATGGCTGCATGGAAGTGGATGTGCTGACGGTGGCTGGGATCATCATTGCTGATGTGTTCATCACTCTGGGAGTATTGTTTCTGGTGTATTACTGGAGCAAAGCACGGAAGGCTAAAGCCAAGCCAGCTGGTCGAGGGAGCAGTGCTGGCGGCAGAACTAGAG GAGCAAACAAGGAGAGGCCTCCACCTGTTCCCAATCCCGACTATGAG